ATCTTCATCATGTCAGAACAATTAAcagttattaattattgtaataaGCTCTTtgataattataaatttataattactATGGCATTATGAATATTCTTTTGAATTATCATACCTTCCATATCACTTTATATCTCTTTCTTTCAACTTAAGGTTTGGTAGACATTTGACtttaaatttgagaaagaaaaaaaaaataaaaaatattgtgcAATGATTGAGATTTTATCACCCTTAATTATATATCACGAACTTGAAATAAGAAACGAATAATATCttagtagaaaatattttacccCGGCTCTTAGATCCTTCGTGGCCTTATTCGGGATAGTTTTAATTAGTCGTGTCTGTAAGTTTCAAATGCCagatataacaacaacaatataataTCTATTGTAATTTCATTAGTGAGGTTTAATTTGAACTTATTAACCTcttaacttcttagccttatctaacgCCTTTTTATGCtttgttttatgctttattgagccgagggtctctcgaaaacagccgtcctaccttggtaggagtaaggtctgagtacaatttaccctccccagaccccacgttgtgaaatttcactgggttgttattgttgttgttgttgtaggatGTATGTAGACTTTAATCGTATCTTTGtggatagagaggttgttttgaTAGACTGTCggctcaaaaaaaaattatccgaCGCAAGAttgtgagaaaaataaataataaaatagcaagatacaaaataaattaagCAACAAATAGTATTacatattgaaaaataaaactatGTGATCGATAACTAAATAATACTACTTCAAAAGAGAAGAATATAGCTCAACTACGTATATATTAATCATCAAATTAATTTTCGACAGCACTCAGCTACATACTAATTAGCCAACACATCATTTTGCTTTCACCAactatatatatctttttacTCTAAAGCtttaatatcattatatcaaTCTTTCAAATCTATAAGCAATATCTCAAGATTTTGGCAATCTCAATTGGTTGATGGAATTTGTCtaagtaatatattttttataatataaacTAATAAACACGACACAAAATTATAAATCATATCTTACTCTGACAAGATTAAAAAGTGTTTTaacattaatatatttataaagatTTATTCTTGTAAACTAATCTATTTAATTGTCTGGCAACTCCTATACAGTTAAGAAAATGATTACATTTAAACCTTAACTGGCCCTACTTTGATGCATGAAACAAAGTGTATATGTAGAGAATATTTTTCTTTAGCTTTAAAAggaattttgaaataattaagtCAAAAACTTTTGCAGCCACAAAAGATGGTGCTTCTCTTTATCAATTGCCAAACAGTGACCAACATGTTGTGGTGCAATGGTGGGATTACTCCACCCTTAATCAGAGCTCTAGGTTCGAGTCTTGACTATGGAGCGACACCCCCAAATGAGTCATGCAGTGCGCGATTCGAATTTAGTCGAGTTTCCAATGCGGGCTCTAAACACCTgatggaaaaccaaaaaaatattgcCAAACAGGGTATCTATTATGCCCCCCCAACCCAACcaactcaaaaagaaaaaggaaaataggTCCTCCCACATGTCACTATTTCATTGTCCTTTCCTAAGTAATGTGGTAGGTTTcataaatatcatttttcaaaaCCATTTGCCCCAATCAATTGGTTTATTTCCATCTGTCCGAATTTGAAAGATAGAATTACCTAGTATTTGTGCTGGTGGGAGGTAACACATAGCCTCGTGAAATTAGTCAAGGTGCGCACAAGCTAGTCCACGCACcagaattataaaaaataagtaagcaCTGTTTTTGGCTTCCAATATTCTGAAGAAACGTACTATGGCATCAAAACCAAGTAAATAAAGTTTTTTCTAAACTACTAGTAAACACCAATGATCATTCTTGGAACTTTCTAATGTAAAAGAAACACTgaaaattgattgtttgataTACCATGTGTGGGTAAAACAAAGTATGAATCCTCAAAATACAATCAGAACAAATTGTTTGGAATTGACTTCAAATCTCTGAAGAAATGAGTATAAATGGATACAAGAACTTGATAGATTCAAGTTGTTATTTTCACAATTTGTTTAACTATCATtaatttgaagaaaatgaaACAGCTTTCCAAACTATATTTGATGACACTATTATCAATACATACAAACAACAATCTATGACAATTTTTCACAATCTATACATTGCACCTGTCATACCCTGAGAACCAAGAAGAGGGCTCTCCAAATTTTGGTAGGTCCTCCTCTTTGGTGCTGTAGAATGGCGCGAATTCTTCTTTCCACCGATCATCACCTGTTTCAGTATTATCATATGCAGTTTCTGATGTATCTTTAGGTAGATGGGGTTCTTCTCGTAAATGGTTCAAACTGTTGATCTCCTCCTCgtgttttttcttcaatttatcAATCTGTTTATAAGCCTGATTAGCTTCTTGCTCCGCATGAATGGCTCGTTTCTGCATATATTTCCCAAACTTGTTAGGCAAATTTAGAAAGAAGGTATACATACAAGCAAGAGTGACCAGTGACACAGATGGAAAAATAATGTACTTTGAAGGCACATATATAACACGATACGTTGTCCCAATTTCCTTGTGCATGGGATAAACAGCAAGGTCATATTTCCTGGCAAGTCATATTGCTCCTACGAGTTGATTTAGATATCAGAGATGCTTCTTTGTTTCTAGAGCATAGGTGAAACTTAGTCTATATATGTAAACATAGTGTGATGCGCAGAGTTCATGCAATGGTCCTCCCTTCGAATATTAATGGAATTTCTTTTACCATGTAAAAAGATGTTGATCATTCAAGCGCACCGTCTCTACTGACCAATATTGCATCCATTTTTCCGGTAACTTTTCAAGTAAAGCATTTCCCAGAACTTCCTTTTTTATTCAATGAGAAACCAGAATATGGGTATCATGAACAGTGGATAGTCATTGTTCCAGAATCTCATGCTAAACCATCGAGAAAAATAACGAAAAAATGGAAAGAGAGATGGATGTAAGGGAAGTGTTCGGCCATGCAAAGAGGAGTTACTTGTGTCTAGCTGACTATAAGAATGTTCAACTGCTgcaacaaaaaatatatgtcTAGCTGACTATAAGAATGTTCAACTGCTCCAAcaacaatatatgtactgatagAATAAATTGTAACAAGAACGCAATAGATTCAAAAACTCACCTCTGCAGCTGCAATATCTTCTTCTGCTTCTTTAAGCCGTGCAAGCAATTCCCCAGCTGCTTGTACCGCTTCAGCAGTATCCCTAAGTTGGTTCTGAAGTTCGTTATTTTCATCCCTATAATAGTGCCTTTCCTTTTCCCTCTCCACTCTCAGAGCTGAAATTTCTGCAGCAAGAGCATTTATGAATTTAGATTCAGCACCTCTAACTCCTGCTTTTGTGGCTGCTTTTTTAACATCCTCTATACCAACTTGGACCTTCCTATGCCTTGCAAGCAGTTGAATATGtctctcttctagttcagcatactGTTCAATCATTCGTGCATGGCCCTGCATTGCCCTCTGCATTGCTTCTTTCAGCTCTTCTGAGCATTTCTTTTCCAAATCTAGTTCTTGTTTTCGTTTTTCAGACAAGGTGCGGCTAGCTTGTAGGTCTAACCTCAACTCTTCTACCAGAGAAATCCACTTACTCTCTGTTTCAGTCCATTGTATTCTCTCCCTTTCAAAACTCTGTTCAGAACTCTCCTCATTGGACTCTGGAATTGTTGATAAAGTTGGAGGCACACTGGGCTCACATGGATATGTTAATTGTAGAAGAGAATCTTCTTTCCTGGATGACTTTGGTGAAAAGTCCAGATAAAACTGTAGCTGGCTCCTCAAATCCTGAATCTCCTCCAGTAAAACATCCCTCTCACCTAAGTCAAAGAAGTTATGATACCGCTCCAGCTCTTCTTGAACTCTTCTTAGTGCAAGTCTCTCACTTAAAACCTCAGGATGATTCTCATACTTTGCCTTCAGAAGCTGCAGCAAATGACAATGGCAACATGTTTAGGGAAAACAAAAACATTTCAGAAGACAATTTTAAGGTCAGATGCATGCCTTATTCTCATGAATCAGTGCCAACAACTCATCCTCCATGAACTCCTCCTTCGGTAAAATACCATCCATGTAACTCTCAAGGCGAATGATCTTATCTTCACGTGTTTGGCTAATTACAGCATTGCATTCTCGTTCATGTTTGTATTGCTGGATCTGCCATTGGTTGCAAAGCATTTCAAAGATATGAGGAAGTAATGAAAATTGGCAGGTTTTGAACAATGATACATACCAAACGGTTGAGTTGTGTGATTTCAGAAGTTTGCTTGGAAAATATATCTTCAAGTGCCATCTCTCTCCGTATAGCTCCAGCCAAGACCTTTTCTACTGCCTGTAAAAAGTTAGGATGATTGCACAGTCATAAGAATCATGCAAGACTAAAAGAACCAAAATTTCTGTTTTGAGAAATCTTCAACATACTTTAGGTACTTGAATCTGGAAGTTTTCACAGGAATGGGATTCAGTTTCAGATACCAACTGTAATCCATTAACAGGTACCAACTGCAAATTTGAGCCATCATCTGCATCTTTAAGCTCTTGCAGCGAATTTCTTGCCTTACATTTACTACACAAAAACATTGAACCTCCTTCAAATGATTCATGATCTTTTGTAACAGTTTGAACTCCAACATCTACTTTAGCAACTGGTATGATTGCACTAATATCAGCAGCTTTGCAAGAAAATCTGACCGAGGAGCGCCTCAAAGATGTACTTTGTCGATGAGTACTAATAATTTCAAGTCCCCGCTGAAGACTAGCCGCCAAATGTTCAGTTGAAGTGAAACAGCTTTTGTTTCTTTGATTTGTTAGAGAATTCAAACAAATACTGTTTGAAGGCTTTGTGAAGGATAAGTCTGGGGTATCTAATTTATCTCCAAGATCCTTCTTTGAAGCACTCAGCATTGAAGTCCCAAGACTTTTGCTACTGCTATTAGCTCTTGGTGAAATGCTTGGAGCAGGATAGTCCAAAATAGGCGACACATCACATTGAACTATACTGAGATTAGTGAAGGCTGTATTTCCCTCCAAGCTCTTAGAAGAGTTCTCTGGAGTCCGTTCAGAATGTTTTTCTGAAGGTGAGTCCTCTACCACTTCCTGTTGTCCTTGATTCAGCATTTCGTTGGCAGAAGACAGGACATACTCATCTTCAGTTGGCTCCATAGAAGAATCCTTACCTAGATTTTTGAAGTCCTGCAGTCCAGCACCATCAACAGTACCGCTTTCATGCTCGACAACTGCTTCAGATACCTCTTCCTCCATGGTAACATCTGTATCCTCGGATGCTTTCTCCCTGTTGCAGCCATACTCTTTTTCCCCATGCTGTACTGTAGAATCAAGTAGTGAAGAACCTTTTGAAAAGGTCCTCCGCAGGATCCCAAGCATACTATTCTCTTTACTGCCTTCAGATAAGAGACCTAATAGTTCGGCTTCCTCAACGACTTCCATTTCTGTATCACCGTCATCATCAACAGGTAGATTCATTGGATGGTTAAGGCTAAACTTTAATAGATTTAAGCTTCTACGAACGCTCCACCCTGCCTGATCTGCTTGACAACCATTTGCCTTCATTCTTAACAATTCCGCCTGTTCAGAGTAGGGGGGGAAAGGCATTAAACCAATTGACATAATTGAGCACCTTATGTTAAGGTGCATCAATCACAGGTAAATGCAAGAGAGTTTACCCTTAGCTGACGTATAACTTCTCTCAAAACATTAACATCATCTTGCATTTCTTCATTGATTACCGCCTTATTCTTGATTGCCTTTGCACGCTGAGCAAATCTCAGGGTACTCAAAGTCTCGCTCTTACAACTGCATTATCAAAAAAGAACTGAGCTCTAGATTTAATGAAGATAAACATGACTGTAGAACAAAAACAGCATCAAAAAGTAGGGTTGTGAAATCTACCTTTGGGATGGAGAAACAGCGCAGATCATTGCAAGTTTTGCATTCCCACCGAGAGATTCCTGTAACAAAAATGTCAACTTGGAATCTCTATAGGGGATGTGCCTATGCTTGCCCGTTTGAGAAACTTCTGCAAGAATGTTTATTAAGTTCCTGTAAATTTCAAACAATAGTGCGATCAGCAACATATACAATAAGTCAACTTATAGTCAAAAAGATGACCCTAAGTTCCTGAAAGGTATGTAACCCCCACAATAAAGGCAAGCACTATATTCTGAGAGACCTTTACTTTGACATGTTGGATCTTAGATATCCAACATTCACTCCTGACTCCTATATAACATTGCTAGTCTCATAACTGTTCTACAAAATTTGCCTTTCACTTTGAAAAGTGTCATGCAATTGCATAAGACTTTGTACCAATCCTCCATTTTAGCCATAATATTATGTATTAAATCTTTATCTATAATGAGATACTCCTGAAAGACTGAGCCTAGATATCTAAACTGTCAGCACGTAAACCTAAAAGATAAATCTGAAAAAATAAGAGATGAGAAGAATATAGATTACTTGATGATTTGAAGAATACAAGACGTATTTATAGGTTTAAACACAAGGCATAAATGATATTTGTCTAATATGAGAATATCTAACCTAAGAGCTTAGTACTTCATGTTTTTTAACTCAATAACTCTGACATTCTAATACTCTCATAGCATTCTATCACTTCACTGTTTATTCTGACAAACTAGAAAGTAGAGTCACTGAAATCTAACCAGAAAAGTTTCTATGCAGAAAATGACCGGAATAATGTCCAGAAAGAGGGGATGCTGTGAACAATCTCCAGAAAAGAACAATCATAGGAAGCTAGTATGATGCTACCAGAACGGTTAGGAAGAAAGGGGTAGTGCCGTTGGAGTGGTCACTAAGGTGTGGTGCCGCCAAAACAGTCAAAAGTTAGCTACACAAGTTTCTAATCTTTGAGTTCTTTATAAGCTTCATACTTTCATCACAATACTCAACACACCCTTAATACTGATGTTAAAGAAGAGTTTgtctcataaataaaatatctatgTAACTTATCTCACATATTTCAAAAACTAGTGTATCCATCCCAAAGTTGTTCAAGCATTAAGGAAGACTAATAGGCATGTGACTTAGTAATTAGAGCAGGTCACTGCTGCCTGGAATCCAAGAAATGATAACCAGTAAAGAAGGATTTTAAATTCGTCATCTAGTAGTCATGTACTTATCGAAAGATGTATACTTTCAAGCAACTGAGTTTCTTTACTTTTCCGATACAATAAAATTGCACTTCCAGAAGGCAAGATTCATGAAAAAGATCATAATGCTCGATTGAGAAAACAATCTTTTCATGGGAAGAACATTTGTTTCGCTCACAGATACTATATTTCTCTATGACGATGGTGTATTGGACAGCTTGCACGTACCTCAGCTCCACCAGGTACCCACTAAACTCCAACCAGCACAGGTACCAGATAACTCTGCCCACTAAGGCTGAGGCAAGAAAAATTCACCAAGTGTTTTTTGCCTCTGCTGGTATTTCATATGTGACCTCATGGTTCTTCTCCCATTTCACAGACCACTAGGTTACACCCTCGGGTGCCACTCACAAATACTATGTTCTTTTGTCCGTCACGAAATAAAAcaccaaaaacaaaacaaaaaatcaaTACCATATAGGCCAAAGAGATCTGTAGAAGGATCAATACATGTATTAGCAGTTCCTGGGTATCACAGAAGGAAAGTAAGAAATCTTGTTTCATCTTAGAGTGGACTCAATTATGTTCTTCTTCAATCAATTTGTTATGGGCAATTATACAATTCCTAATCACATACATTAACAATGGGTTGTAACCTACTTGAGAGCTAAACCAAGAATAATTCTTCTCccaaaatgataaagaaacAAACGTACCCCAACTGTGAAAGTGATTTATTGATATTCCCTGCTTCCTTCAAGCGTTCACCAGCTGCACCAGTTAGCTTTTGCCTTTCTGATCCAGCAAGATCAACAAGATTTATTCTACTCCTCTTTAGGTGGCTTATACCATCTGCCATGCTCTGAAATTAAAAGTTCAAAATAGACCAAATAACAGAATTTGTCAGATCTCCATAACAACCAAATAACTTATTATGCCAGCAAAGTTTTGCATGCACACTCGGAGCATGCAAATAATAATGGATAACAAACAACGCATCACTTAGCATTTAAAAGAACTCAGATTATTGTTAGAAAGGACATAAGATTGTATTACCTTGCACCGTGATTCAACAGAACAGGTGAATACACTGTGAGAACGTGAACTCTCAGCATTCACACTCGTAGCACCAGTTCTCCTGTTTGACACTCCCtgtaatatttttgttgaacAAGTTCTATAAGCTTATCTGATACCAGTCCGATTAatcatagaaattccagaagtCCAAGTAAAAGAATTAGAAAACAACTATTAACAATGACTTTTGCCATTGATCTGAGATCAACTTGCTAAACAACTTTGGACCCTGATCTGAGATCAACTTGCTAAACAATAGACTCATTATTGAGTAATGGATACAAGTTGATGCCTAAAGATAATGGGAACAGTGAAGCAGAGACCCCAGTAATAAAATTCTTTTGATAAGTAACTCGGTGGTAAAATTCGagtaaagacaaaaaaaaaaagttgcagCATGTTATTGAAAGGTAAGGCATTATCATTAGGACCCTAAAACTTCTGTCCTTCCATCTTTCAGTATATCAAAATAATGGGCAAACCACGGGGAAAAACAGGAGTTCCAAGTTTGGACCTTACCAAAACTTGATTGAAATTGATTAAGCTTCCTTGTCAAATGCATTGATATTGCAGTATAATGAGTTAATGATTTATTAGGAACAGCAGTAGAACTTTATCATTTATGTTACTGAACATTCTGCACCTAAGCAAGTTTTTTGTTTGTTatccatttcaaaataattgtcCAAGTGACTTCCCTGATGCACATATTCACTTGGCTAACTGTTTTCCTATACTGGTCTATTCTATCTGGCAAACATAGTCATGCCTGCATTACTCTATGTCTAATAGTTGAATTAAAATATGGAAGGAGTCTGAACCTTCATCAGAAGCTTTGTTACATCCTTCATGGAGGACACACATTCCTCAGTCAAATTTTCCACATAAACACCTGTTCTGACATCTTCCCTGATCTGAAAAGAGAAGTCAAATTGAAAATCCTTTAACAAATAAGTAGAACTAGGGATACAGATAATGCACACAACACTCTTCTATATTGTATTTCCTTTTTTACCTGGAGATTTTTTTGACTAGGATCCAACAGATCAGTTATTTGTTCATTGTATATCTGTACATCATTAATGTTAAAGATTAGACAACTGCAAGTATAGAGTTTATTCCACGTTAAAACTGAATAGGTCCAGTCCAATTAACCTCAAGAAAAGAACATTGACACTGATACATGAGCTGTTTGTCAGCATGCTTGATTTGTTCCTGAAAAGAAAATGCATGTATTATGGAATTGCATTTTATACAACATATAAAATCCAGGAAATATAGGATCACAGAGACAACATATCACCTCCTCAATACGTTCAAAAAGCCTCTGAAAAACACGTGGGGCTAAGCCCTGTTGATCAATGGTCAAGTTTTCTCCCAACAAGGCGTTGGCTGGTCCCCAAATTGTATAGGTCTTCCCACTACCAGTCTGATCAATTCAATTTCCAAgtcaaatttaatattattggGACGTGTGATATGTCAAGCAAAAGAAAGAACATTTGAAGTTGTGCAGGCATATTTAACATATAGCAGGAGGATGTAGTAGGCTAACATTACCTGCCCATAAGCAAATACTGAACTGTTAAACCCAGCAAGACAATTCTCAACAACAGGAGCTCCCACGTGCTGGAATATATCAACCTGAAAGAACAATCAAAAAGAAGAATCAAATGCATCACTCATTATTCTTCTTTTGGTATACTTGTATATCGAAGCAAAGAACAACAAGAAGGAAAGATGAAGCATACTTATCTGATTAAAGTATACTCAATAAAGCTATTTCCTCTACAAGCATAGGTAAcaagttattattttttacctGTGTTGATTGTGTATCTGCAATAGAGTCAAATGTAAAAGTATGCCCAGCTATTGACAAAGAATCATTAGAGATCTTCTGGACAACAACTTCTCCCTCTTCCTCATCCTTGGTTGGCGGCCTCATTCTCACTATGACCTGATTTAGATGAGAAAAGTTGCAGAAATCAATATGTGATCAACCAGTACTAGGCACTTAGACAGTGTCTCTTTGAACCAATCAAACAGAGGGTAGAATGAGGCAGAATGACAGACAAAAGAGAGTGGATCAAATACTATTGGAATAAACAGCAAGCCGGTATTGATAACAGCAAGCCAAGTCACTCTCAGcgttttaaaatttcaaatgaaTGCATATAATTGTATGTTCCTATGAATGAAAACCATTGTCAAGATTGAATAGAATAGAGAACGGATATTTCTAGTTTACTTGTTCTTCTACAGGTTCACTCAGCAGTCGAACTAAAGAAGACATAAATGATAGGTGATCTCTTCCTCCAAGTGAACAACCTTCCGAGCAATCAGTAACACCATTCCTAACAAATAGCAGAAATTTCACCGAAAAATCCAACAGAGATTTTAATATCCAAGGGAAAAAACAAGTAGATACAGAAAGAGAAGTACCGTGCAGAAATAGTCATAAAATCCAGCATGGATAGAAAGGATTCATATAATTGACCCTAGCACATTTGAGATTGATGCTTACACTTGAATCGAGGCtctatcagaaacaacctctctacctcccaaAGTAAGGGCAAAGTCTAGGTACACTCTACCATCCCCACTCAccacttgtgagattacacAAGTTGTGCttaattgattgattgattgataattaatttatcagcTCTCCAAACTAATAAATCAATCACTTTTAGGAGACCCTCAAAGTACAAACAATTGACCACAAAAGGCAGAAATTTGATGGAATTAACCAACATAACTCATCTTATATCATCACAAGAAAAACAGCATCAACTACCACACTTCAATCCTAAACAAGTCAGAGTTAGCTATAAGAATCCTACATATAACAATTCACCTCTACTTGAACCAGTTCCATTCCAATTCGAAAAAAAACAAGCAGCAAAATTTAACGTAATAGCCTCAAAATTTTACCTTGACTCCTGAATCAGAAGATCCAGCAACTGCATTCTCAGTACCAACAGACTCCAAATTGAGCTTCCGTTTCAAATTATTCGAGTTAGGCGGTCGAGGAGGCAGAGGACTCTTAATCTTCAAACCAACTGCCGGCGATGAGCTCAGATCTAACGGATGATACGGCGGAGGAGCATTCTCTTTAGATGATTTATGCTTCCTTGTACTATTACTGCTAGGATTACTAGGCGAATTCGATGGTTTTTGCTTCAAAGAGGTAGGGTTTGGAGATGAGGACGGCGGCATTGTAGCTCCAGTAGCCTCGTGATTCTCCCTTAAGATCGTGTTTCGTTGTTGCATATAGTGCttcattactttttttttctctacaGAAATGGCGATGATGAAGAAAAAGGAGATGAAGGGTGTTAGGGTTCTGAGGTAGCCGTTGGGTATTTGATGAATTTGAATTGAAATAAGAGGGAAATGGAAGGTGTGGAGGTGGGGGGGGGGTAAAGCTATAGTAAGTGACTTTATTACCCTATCTACGTGACGTGGATATGAAAAACTAGTTCATAAGAAAAGAATAATTGCGCTTTCTCCACCTATTTGACGTGGGACAGAGCGACTTGAAATCTATTGTGTGATTTCATGAGCTAAAACGAGGCAAGGATAAGCATAACTTTAATGTTACTCTGTTATGGATTTGTCTAATTTACATtcgaaaatttaatttttaaggtTTAAGTCTAGAATTCATTTTTGTTCTTATATTGTAATAGAAttgtgatgattttttttatttctctttcgaTGTTCTGTATCTATATTGAAGTTCAATTAATTTGATTCACACCACGTAAAGCTCGTTTTGAGAAAACACCCCTTACTAAGGTTTTTTTGGAAATTGGGATTTCTGATTAAAAGTTAAACAGTCTCATCAACCGCATCATATCAAAAATCATGATGATAACAAGCAAATGAGCGAATTTAACTTGACAAATACATAGATCTAGTTTATCTTCATCAATTTTTGGTGTAAAATCTTAAAAGTAACGTCATTTTAagactttaaaaataaaatatattttattacgTCCAACGAATAACCTTAATCTAACTAATAATCATATAATGATTTTCTCTATAGCTTTATACCTAACTGAGTTTAAACCAAAGTTACTTAATTTTATCGAATTTGCAAAGTATACTCTAGCTCCGTCTCTGCTTAGAGATTGTACCACGTTGTAGGATCCGAACCCAAAATGATtatttaattgttatacttttttttgaaatgactttgtTCTGGATCtgaaaatggaaaaagaaataTTACAGACAGATCAGATTTTTGAAAATGCATAATGAGTCAACAACAGTCCTTTGACATTTCTTGTCTTTAATGGTGA
This Solanum dulcamara chromosome 1, daSolDulc1.2, whole genome shotgun sequence DNA region includes the following protein-coding sequences:
- the LOC129883121 gene encoding kinesin-like protein KIN-12B, with protein sequence MKHYMQQRNTILRENHEATGATMPPSSSPNPTSLKQKPSNSPSNPSSNSTRKHKSSKENAPPPYHPLDLSSSPAVGLKIKSPLPPRPPNSNNLKRKLNLESVGTENAVAGSSDSGVKVIVRMRPPTKDEEEGEVVVQKISNDSLSIAGHTFTFDSIADTQSTQVDIFQHVGAPVVENCLAGFNSSVFAYGQTGSGKTYTIWGPANALLGENLTIDQQGLAPRVFQRLFERIEEEQIKHADKQLMYQCQCSFLEIYNEQITDLLDPSQKNLQIREDVRTGVYVENLTEECVSSMKDVTKLLMKGVSNRRTGATSVNAESSRSHSVFTCSVESRCKSMADGISHLKRSRINLVDLAGSERQKLTGAAGERLKEAGNINKSLSQLGNLINILAEVSQTGKHRHIPYRDSKLTFLLQESLGGNAKLAMICAVSPSQSCKSETLSTLRFAQRAKAIKNKAVINEEMQDDVNVLREVIRQLRAELLRMKANGCQADQAGWSVRRSLNLLKFSLNHPMNLPVDDDGDTEMEVVEEAELLGLLSEGSKENSMLGILRRTFSKGSSLLDSTVQHGEKEYGCNREKASEDTDVTMEEEVSEAVVEHESGTVDGAGLQDFKNLGKDSSMEPTEDEYVLSSANEMLNQGQQEVVEDSPSEKHSERTPENSSKSLEGNTAFTNLSIVQCDVSPILDYPAPSISPRANSSSKSLGTSMLSASKKDLGDKLDTPDLSFTKPSNSICLNSLTNQRNKSCFTSTEHLAASLQRGLEIISTHRQSTSLRRSSVRFSCKAADISAIIPVAKVDVGVQTVTKDHESFEGGSMFLCSKCKARNSLQELKDADDGSNLQLVPVNGLQLVSETESHSCENFQIQVPKAVEKVLAGAIRREMALEDIFSKQTSEITQLNRLIQQYKHERECNAVISQTREDKIIRLESYMDGILPKEEFMEDELLALIHENKLLKAKYENHPEVLSERLALRRVQEELERYHNFFDLGERDVLLEEIQDLRSQLQFYLDFSPKSSRKEDSLLQLTYPCEPSVPPTLSTIPESNEESSEQSFERERIQWTETESKWISLVEELRLDLQASRTLSEKRKQELDLEKKCSEELKEAMQRAMQGHARMIEQYAELEERHIQLLARHRKVQVGIEDVKKAATKAGVRGAESKFINALAAEISALRVEREKERHYYRDENNELQNQLRDTAEAVQAAGELLARLKEAEEDIAAAEKRAIHAEQEANQAYKQIDKLKKKHEEEINSLNHLREEPHLPKDTSETAYDNTETGDDRWKEEFAPFYSTKEEDLPKFGEPSSWFSGYDRCNV